DNA sequence from the Fusobacterium perfoetens ATCC 29250 genome:
TTTTATCTGAAAAAGAATTGATGGAAAAATACAACATGTCTAGGGATACTGTGAGAAAATCCTTAAACATGTTAGTACAAGATGGATATATAAAAAAATCTAAAGGAAAATTAGCAGAAGTTATAGATAAAAATCAATTTAATTTTCCTATTTCAGCTATAAAATCTTTTAAGGAACTTCATGTTGGAGTAGAAAATAAAACTTATGTTGAAAATTTAGAAATTTTAAAAGGTGAAAAAGATATAATTAAATATTTAGGTATAAGTGATGATGATGAATATTTTAAACTAGTACGTATAAGAGAGATAGAGGGAGAAAAAATTATTATAGATAAGGACTATATCCCTAGAAAATATGTTTCTAATATTCCTCTAAAAGCTGCCCAAAATTCTTTATATGAATATTTAGAAAAAGAATTAAATTTAAAAATTAGCCATTGTATGAAAGAAATTACAGTTCATTCTGCTACAGATGAAGATAGAAAACTTCTTAATATGAAAAAAATTGATGTTGTGGTAGTAGTAAGAAGTTTTACTTATTTAGAAAGTGGAGAGTTATTCCAATATACAGAAGCTAGACATAGACCTGATAAATTTAAATTTATAGATTATGCTTATAGAAAAATCTAAAATTATAAAAAGCTGTTACAAATTTTAAATAAAATGTAACAGCTTTATTTTTATAAAGATATTCCATTAATTTTTTGTTTTTTCTGTTATTATACTGTCTATTTCTTTGATAGTTGTAAAGTTTACTCTTCCATCAATATTTAATTTTTGGCTTTCAATCAATATATATTTTTTCTTACTATTTCTTATTATTTCTTTTTTACAAATAGCATCATCTAAAAAGTACGTAGATATACTTTCTTCTTCCATATTTATTCCTGTAGCTCCTAAAAAAGCTATATCATATTTAAAGTTTTTTATTTGCTCTATAGAATAACTTCCTACAAATCCTTCTTTATTTTTATTATCTAATTTTCCCCCAATAAAAATAACTTCAACATCTGTATCAGCTTCTAAAAACTTTAATAATATCTCTATCATATTAGTGATTATTATTACTTTTAGTTTCGCCTCTATTATCATTTTACAAATTTCTATATTTATTGTAGAAATATCCAAAAATATAGTAGAATTTTCTTTTATCATAGAAAAAGCTTTTTCAGCTATTTTTTGTTTTTCCTTTGTAAGAATTTTTTTTCTGTCCTCAAGATTTAAAAATAAAAATTCATTTCTTGTTTTTACTGCTCCTCCATAAACTCTTTTTAATAATCCTTTTTTTTCAAGAATTGCTAAATCTTTTTTAATAGCATCTTCTGTTAAATTAAATCTATCACTTAAATCTTTTACTTTAATTTTTCCTTCTTTTTCTAAAGTAGAAATTATAAGTTGATGTCTTTCCTCTACAAACATATAACCTCCAAATTTTAATTTTTCTTTTTATTTAGTATAACATATTATTTTAAAAAAAACTTGAAAAAAATTATTTTTTATTATAAAATAATAAAAAATAATAATAAACAATAAAAAATAATAATAAATAAAATGGAGGATTTTTATGGAGATTAATACTTTGAAAATTTTTAATATCACTAAATTATTAGAGGATATTTCCAATAATGAAAAAACACATAAAGCTTACAATGATTTTATTAAAAAAAATAAAGATAAATCTTTATTAGATATAACTTCTATTTCTATTCTTTCAGAAAATCTAAATAATAAAAATTATACTGATACTATAATAACTTTAAGTAGTTTTTTAGGTAAAATTTGGAATTTAACAGAAATCTATTTTAGTGATTCTAATTTATCTAAAAAAGAATTTCTTATCAATCTAGTAGAAAAAAAACTTATTTTAAAATAAAAAGTATATTTTATTAATGTATATATACATTAATATTTTTTCTCTTTTGAATGAATTAAAAAATAGTTATATTTATAATTGACATATTAAATCTATTGGTATATATTATTAATATTGCATAATTAAGGTGGTGTTAGTATTGCTAAAAGATTTAACTATTGAGTCAAAAAGTGAGATTGATTCTTTTTTAAAATATAGATTTCAATTATCTGATTTAAATTTTACAAATTTATTTATTTGGAGCAAAAGTGAAAATATAAAATACTATATAGAAGATGAAACTCTTTTTATTAAAGGAAATTATATGGGAGAAGACTATTATTTTTCTCCTATTAGAAAAGATTTAGACTTTGAAAAATTAAGAATTGCTTTTAGAAAAATTGCTTCAATAAAAACTAAAATAGTATTTATTCCTTGTGAATATGGGGATATATTAAAAGATGAATTTAATCTTATAAAAGTAAGAGATACCTTTGATTACATCTACAATCAAAATGATTTAGGTGAATTAAAAGGAAGAAAATTCTCTCAAAAGAAAAATAAAATAAATCAATTTATGAAAAAGTTTAATTTTACCTATGAGAAAATCTCTGAAAAAAATATTAATGAGATTATAGAATTTCAAAATCAATGGCTTATAGAAAAAATTAACTCTGAACCTGAATCTAAAGAAATCTTAGAAGAGGAAAATTTAGGAATTAAAGAAATCTTAAAAAATTATTTTATATTAAATCTTCGTGGAGGATTAATAAGAGTTGATAATAAGCTTATTGGATATGCTATTGGAGAAAAAATAACAGAGGATATGGGAGTAATTCATATAGAAAAAGGAGATGTTAATTATTCTGGTATCTATCAAATGATAAATAAATTTGTGGCAAAGGAAGAATTTTCAGATATAAAATATCTTAATAGAGAAGATGATTTTGGAGTTGAAGGATTAAGAAAAGCCAAGATGTCTTATCACCCTATAAAACTTTTAGAAAAATATACTATGATGTAGTTGGAGGAATTTATGAAAATCTTTTATATATTTCACAGTGGTTTTGCTATAGAAATAGATAATTACAAATTTATTTTTGACTACTATTCTAAATATAAAAAAAATAATAGAAAATTTAAAATAGAAGATTTTATTATTGATAATAAGAATATTCTAGTTTTTTCATCTCATAGTCATAGTGACCATTTTGATGAGAAAATTCTTCAATGGAAAGATGTTAATCCAAATATTAAATATATTCTAAGTGATGATATTAAAATAAATTCAAAAGATTTTAATTGTTATTTTGTAAAAGAAGGGGATATATTAAAAATTGATGATATTGAGATAAAAGTTTTCGGTTCTACTGATTTAGGAGTTTCATTTTTTGTAAAATATAAAGATAAAACTTTCTTCCATTCAGGAGATTTAAATTGGTGGTATTGGGCAGATGACACAAAAGAGGAAGAAGAATATATGAGAAATCTATATTTTGATAAAATTCAAGCTATTGAAAACTCTCTAAAAGCTGAAACTATAGACTATCTTTTCTACCCTGTTGACCCAAGACTTGAAGAATTTGGTTTTTTAGGTGTTGAATACTTCTTACAAAAATTAAAAATAAAAAATCTTATACCTATCCATATGTTCCGTAAATATAACTTTGTAGATAAATTAGAACCAAAACTAAAAAATATATCTATCATCAAAACCAAAGAGGAAAACTCTTTAATCTTAGAAACTGAAAATTAAGAAATAATCATTGTTTATCCTTGTATTCCTATATAGTTAATATAAATTACACAATTTCTTCATAATTTTTTCTGCCTCATTTTACTATATTTTGAGGCAGAAAACAATAATATGGTGCATTAAATCTAAAAAGTTAATAAAAAAGGGAGATTATTGTTCTATAACAAAAAATTTACAATATCTCCTTTTTATAATACTTTTTACTGATAATCTTGAATATAGTTTTTTCCTGATATAACTACTTTTTTTAACTCCTCTAAAGCCTTATTATTTTTCACTTGAATTTTTTCTAAAAATACCAACTCATCTATAGTAAGTTGACCAAATAAAAGTGAAGATAAATCACCTATATTTATTTTAATATCCCAATCGTTAGATTTTTCAAAAGTGATTTTTCCCTCACTATTAAATTTATAAATTCCGTTATTTTCTTCTATTATATTATCTTCTATAAAAATATTAATGTTCATATACCTATTTTTTATCATTTTAAATACTGCTATAGGATTTAAAATTCTCCCCATAATAAATGGGTATTTTTCTTTAGTTACAGCATTTTGATTTAAAAAATAATAATCTAAAATATTATCATCAGGATTTTTTATTA
Encoded proteins:
- a CDS encoding DeoR/GlpR family DNA-binding transcription regulator, which translates into the protein MFVEERHQLIISTLEKEGKIKVKDLSDRFNLTEDAIKKDLAILEKKGLLKRVYGGAVKTRNEFLFLNLEDRKKILTKEKQKIAEKAFSMIKENSTIFLDISTINIEICKMIIEAKLKVIIITNMIEILLKFLEADTDVEVIFIGGKLDNKNKEGFVGSYSIEQIKNFKYDIAFLGATGINMEEESISTYFLDDAICKKEIIRNSKKKYILIESQKLNIDGRVNFTTIKEIDSIITEKTKN
- a CDS encoding DUF2156 domain-containing protein, with product MLKDLTIESKSEIDSFLKYRFQLSDLNFTNLFIWSKSENIKYYIEDETLFIKGNYMGEDYYFSPIRKDLDFEKLRIAFRKIASIKTKIVFIPCEYGDILKDEFNLIKVRDTFDYIYNQNDLGELKGRKFSQKKNKINQFMKKFNFTYEKISEKNINEIIEFQNQWLIEKINSEPESKEILEEENLGIKEILKNYFILNLRGGLIRVDNKLIGYAIGEKITEDMGVIHIEKGDVNYSGIYQMINKFVAKEEFSDIKYLNREDDFGVEGLRKAKMSYHPIKLLEKYTMM
- the treR gene encoding trehalose operon repressor translates to MENKYITLYNEILRMIEKKELNTGDKLLSEKELMEKYNMSRDTVRKSLNMLVQDGYIKKSKGKLAEVIDKNQFNFPISAIKSFKELHVGVENKTYVENLEILKGEKDIIKYLGISDDDEYFKLVRIREIEGEKIIIDKDYIPRKYVSNIPLKAAQNSLYEYLEKELNLKISHCMKEITVHSATDEDRKLLNMKKIDVVVVVRSFTYLESGELFQYTEARHRPDKFKFIDYAYRKI
- a CDS encoding MBL fold metallo-hydrolase, with product MKIFYIFHSGFAIEIDNYKFIFDYYSKYKKNNRKFKIEDFIIDNKNILVFSSHSHSDHFDEKILQWKDVNPNIKYILSDDIKINSKDFNCYFVKEGDILKIDDIEIKVFGSTDLGVSFFVKYKDKTFFHSGDLNWWYWADDTKEEEEYMRNLYFDKIQAIENSLKAETIDYLFYPVDPRLEEFGFLGVEYFLQKLKIKNLIPIHMFRKYNFVDKLEPKLKNISIIKTKEENSLILETEN